A stretch of DNA from Yoonia sp. BS5-3:
CATCTGCTCACGGGTTTCCTTGCCGATGATGGCTTGGAAATCACGTACCATTGCAGGGTAAGGGTGCGGACCAGCGACAGTCCCGATGCAGTAAAACGTATCACGCACATTGGTCACCCAGTCGCGTAGCGCGTCGTTCATTGCGTCTTTCAATGTACCGCGCCCGGATGTGACCGGCACCACCTCGGCCCCAAGAAGACGCATGCGGAACACGTTAGGTGCCTGCCGTTCGACATCATGCGCGCCCATATAGACCACGCATTTCAACCCGAATTTGGCGCAAACGGTGGCCGTCGCCACGCCGTGCTGCCCCGCCCCGGTTTCAGCGATGATCCGGCTTTTGCCCATGCGCCGGGCCAGAATAATCTGTCCCAGTACATTGTTGATCTTATGCGCGCCGGTGTGGTTCAGCTCATCCCGTTTGAGGTAGATCTTGGCGCCGCCCAAATGATTGGTCAGCCGTTCGGCAAAATAAAGCGGGCTGGGACGGCCGACATAATGCGTCCAAAGATCATGCATCTCTGCCCAGAAAGTTTCGTCCGTCTTGGCGTGCTCATATTGCTGCTCAAGCTCAAGAATAAGCGGCATCAGTGTTTCCGAAACAAAACGCCCGCCAAAATCGCCAAAACGCCCCTTTTCATCGGGACCGGTCATAAAGCTGTTAAAGAGATCATTGGCCATCAGAACACCTGCTAGTTTGCGCCCGCCAGCAGTACCGTCTTCGTCGGCAATGGTAAATCCCAGATGCGGGGATCGGGTTGCGTCAAATGTCGCGGACCGCAGCCATGAATGCCGCGATCAGCTTGGGGTCTTTGACACCAGGTGCAGATTCGACTGCAGATGACAGATCCAGCTGCTGCGCGCCCGTTACCGCGACCGCCTCGGCCACATTCACCGGATCAAGCCCGCCCGCCAGCATCCAAGGCACCGGCCAGCGGCGCCCCGCGATCAGCGTCCAGTCAAACCGCGCACCGTTGCCACCGGGCAGTTTGGCGTCTTTGGGCGGCTTGGTATCCACAAGAATTTGGTCGGCCACGGCGGCGTAGCTGTCGATTAATACCAGATCATCCGGGCCTGCGACACCAACGGCCTTCATTACCGGCAGCCCGTACCGCGCCTTGATTTCCGCCACCCGCGCGGGCGCCTCGGATCCGTGTAGTTGGA
This window harbors:
- the trpB gene encoding tryptophan synthase subunit beta encodes the protein MANDLFNSFMTGPDEKGRFGDFGGRFVSETLMPLILELEQQYEHAKTDETFWAEMHDLWTHYVGRPSPLYFAERLTNHLGGAKIYLKRDELNHTGAHKINNVLGQIILARRMGKSRIIAETGAGQHGVATATVCAKFGLKCVVYMGAHDVERQAPNVFRMRLLGAEVVPVTSGRGTLKDAMNDALRDWVTNVRDTFYCIGTVAGPHPYPAMVRDFQAIIGKETREQMQAAEGRLPDTIIAAIGGGSNAMGLFYPFLDDKEVNIIGVEAGGKGVNQKMEHCASLTGGRPGVLHGNRTYLLQDDVGQILEGFSISAGLDYPGIGPEHAWLHDIGRAKYVAITDVEALEAFQLCCAQEGIIPALEPSHALAHVMKIAPELPKDHLLVMNMCGRGDKDIFTVAKHLGFDMSSE
- a CDS encoding phosphoribosylanthranilate isomerase; translated protein: MATDMRVKICGLRDAAAIDAAVQAGAAYIGFVFFEKSPRHISVADAAKLAAGVPAGVAKVALVVNPDDALLDRILDTVPLDMIQLHGSEAPARVAEIKARYGLPVMKAVGVAGPDDLVLIDSYAAVADQILVDTKPPKDAKLPGGNGARFDWTLIAGRRWPVPWMLAGGLDPVNVAEAVAVTGAQQLDLSSAVESAPGVKDPKLIAAFMAAVRDI